Sequence from the Leptospira johnsonii genome:
TTATGAAAGAGATCCAACATCTTCTTCCAAAAAGAAAAATCGAACTTACCTTCTCTAGGTTCAACTAAGGCCCAAGAGAACTCTGCGAGACGAACTCTGGTCAAGCCCATATCCTTCATGATCCGGATATCTTCTTCCCAATCTTTGGGAGTCCATTGTTCAGGATAATAATCTGCTCCGAAAATCATTCGGTCCTCGCATGTTAAAAAGGTAGAGACGATGATTCTGTTTAGGGAAGATCTTTCCAGAAAGAAAACCGGGAAATCCGTTCGAAATTCGGAAAAAATACTGTCTTTTCGATACGATTCAGGGAGAATAGAATAGAACCTCGTCCTTAAAGGTCGGGAACCCAAACATTGCATGGAAAACAAAGATATATACCATTATGGGATTCTTCCCGACGTTCACTTTCGTTTTTCCTCAGCCGAAATTTCCTACGCAGTAAACGCAGCGTCTAACTTACATGGTTTCGACGACGCGGGGACGGAACTTCTGGCAAGGACAATGCTTGCCGCATTCTTCTTAGCAGATCTAGTAAAAGAAGATACAAAAGTAAGCGTTCAAATTCGTTTTTACGACGATTCGGAGATCCATTCGGTCTTAGCCTACAGCACTCGTAACGGAAGACTTAAAGCAACCTTAAGACATCGTCCCGAAGAAGATATAGAATCGGCACAGATCTCGGAGGAAAATTTAGGGATTTTGAAAGTATTCCGTTGGAAAGACGGAGAATGTATTTATCAATCCATCGTTCCTTTTAGAAATCAAAGTTTCGAAACAAATATCGAAAACTATCTGAGAGATTCAGAACAAGTTCCTTCCTTTTTAGTAGCGTATGTAAAACTAGACGGTCTTCATTGGAGGATAAAAGGTTTATTCTTACAAGCATTGCCGGAAGCAAAATCGGAACATATAGATGCAGTTAGAGAATTGGCCGGAAAACTAGAAGAAGAAAAGTCTAAAGTTTACGAAGGAACCGTTTCCCAAGCATTAGAAATTTTGCAATCTTCGTGGAATACAAAATTCGAGATATTGGAAACCGGACGGCCGGAATACAGATGTGATTGTTCCGAAGAGAAGATCAAGGAACTCATTCAAAATTTAGGAAAAGAAGAAGCAATGGACATCGCAGAGGAGCAAGGACAGATCGAAGTCACTTGCGAATTTTGTAATTCCATCTATAGATTTCCAAAGGCACAGGTCTTAGAGTTATTTTAGAAAATCGGATGTCAGGACGATTTGAAAATCTTACCTTAGATTCTATCGATATCCCTGTCGCAAAACTTGCGGGGATTGTAGCAGCGGTCTGGAAAGAGGGAAAATTCCCCTTACTACTCCTTTCCGGAAAAATGGGTTCTGGCAAAACTACATTAGTTTCTAAACTTGTAAAAGCTTTATTGGATGATTTAAAACCTGGATTGGATAAATCCAAATTATTTGTAAATTCCCCTACTTATACTTTGATGAATGAGTATCCTTTTCCTGAGATCCAAAATACATTAGGAGATATATTGGAGATCTTCCATTTTGATCTCTATCGGATCGGTTCTTCGGAAGAGATACCTGACTTGGGTTTCGAAGAATATTGGAATGGCAAAGGGATTTCTCTGATAGAATGGTGGGAGAAGGCAGAACCCGAATTTGAGGACAGAAGTTTCCGGATCAAGATCGATTTGGAAGAAGCAGATGAACATACTAGAAATCTGCAGATCCAATTTTTGGGAGAAGAATGGAAAAGGTCCGATCTACAGATCGAATCCTTTCTGAAGTCTTAGAAAATCGTATGACAAAAATATTATTCTTCGATGCGACCAACTCCTGGATCTTAGTGGGATGTTATCTTAAAACAGAAGACGGCAAACTAGAAAAAGTTTCCGAGTACAGAGAATTGCATAATAGGGAATCTTCTCTCTTACTTATTAAAGAAATTTCGAAC
This genomic interval carries:
- a CDS encoding Hsp33 family molecular chaperone HslO, translating into MENKDIYHYGILPDVHFRFSSAEISYAVNAASNLHGFDDAGTELLARTMLAAFFLADLVKEDTKVSVQIRFYDDSEIHSVLAYSTRNGRLKATLRHRPEEDIESAQISEENLGILKVFRWKDGECIYQSIVPFRNQSFETNIENYLRDSEQVPSFLVAYVKLDGLHWRIKGLFLQALPEAKSEHIDAVRELAGKLEEEKSKVYEGTVSQALEILQSSWNTKFEILETGRPEYRCDCSEEKIKELIQNLGKEEAMDIAEEQGQIEVTCEFCNSIYRFPKAQVLELF
- the tsaE gene encoding tRNA (adenosine(37)-N6)-threonylcarbamoyltransferase complex ATPase subunit type 1 TsaE, whose amino-acid sequence is MSGRFENLTLDSIDIPVAKLAGIVAAVWKEGKFPLLLLSGKMGSGKTTLVSKLVKALLDDLKPGLDKSKLFVNSPTYTLMNEYPFPEIQNTLGDILEIFHFDLYRIGSSEEIPDLGFEEYWNGKGISLIEWWEKAEPEFEDRSFRIKIDLEEADEHTRNLQIQFLGEEWKRSDLQIESFLKS